From one Flavobacterium sp. N502536 genomic stretch:
- a CDS encoding efflux transporter outer membrane subunit has translation MKNTLNQYKIALHLNYKFKMFALILVTGMLLLTACSAPKVNDNLAAKPLPKNFDVISKKTADSGTPFVPLQTAAYFKDDKLEKLLDKAVAQNPDYLVMEQRILIANSHLKVAKLALRPSFDLQTDASGTRYGKYTMEGVGNFDTNLSQNISERQRIATGATPNLFLGGKVSWEADIWGKLSNRKKAARQRYFASQQGMRLLKTKLLSDIAELYYELVALDKQAVIYKRNLDTQQHALDIISAQRSVGKATELAVQQFNAQNNNILAEAEQLNLKINQTEKALLTLLGEYGGKVERSAEFLSGHLKVLNQKISVDSIIHQRPDVSEAYFELMATNADAKSARAAFFPTLNLGGYVGMNSFSFSTFFDSGSFAWQLLGGITAPVFNKGQIKQEFFTANRRQEISFLQYQNTITTAYNELSALLHRTEAFEDVLKYKSKEIEHLEIAVNVSNDLYLNGYANYLEIISAQKNKLQAELDFVDIQLKNANAQILLYKALGGGME, from the coding sequence AGATGTTCGCGCTCATTCTGGTAACCGGAATGCTGCTGCTGACTGCCTGTTCTGCTCCAAAAGTGAACGACAACCTGGCCGCTAAACCCTTGCCAAAGAATTTTGATGTGATCTCAAAAAAAACTGCTGACAGCGGAACACCATTTGTTCCGCTGCAAACAGCCGCTTATTTCAAAGATGATAAATTAGAAAAATTACTAGATAAAGCTGTCGCTCAGAATCCGGATTATTTAGTAATGGAGCAGCGCATTTTAATCGCCAACTCTCATTTGAAAGTAGCCAAACTTGCTTTACGGCCTTCTTTTGATCTTCAGACAGATGCTTCCGGAACACGTTACGGGAAGTACACTATGGAAGGTGTTGGAAACTTTGATACCAATTTGTCTCAAAACATATCCGAAAGACAGCGAATTGCAACGGGCGCTACTCCTAACCTATTTTTAGGAGGAAAAGTGTCTTGGGAAGCCGATATATGGGGTAAACTAAGCAACCGAAAAAAAGCAGCACGTCAAAGATACTTTGCTTCACAACAAGGAATGCGATTACTGAAAACCAAACTCCTAAGTGATATAGCTGAACTTTATTACGAGCTGGTAGCTTTAGACAAACAGGCTGTAATTTACAAGAGAAACTTAGATACACAGCAGCATGCCCTTGATATTATTTCGGCACAGCGATCTGTTGGAAAAGCAACAGAACTAGCTGTACAGCAGTTTAATGCTCAAAACAATAATATACTTGCAGAAGCAGAACAACTCAATCTGAAAATTAACCAAACCGAAAAGGCACTGCTTACACTGCTTGGAGAGTACGGAGGAAAAGTCGAAAGAAGTGCTGAGTTTTTATCCGGTCATCTTAAAGTTTTAAATCAAAAAATAAGTGTAGACTCTATCATTCACCAAAGACCTGATGTTTCTGAAGCTTACTTTGAATTAATGGCCACAAATGCTGATGCAAAATCTGCACGTGCTGCCTTTTTTCCCACTTTAAACTTAGGCGGATATGTGGGTATGAACTCTTTTTCGTTTTCTACTTTTTTTGACAGCGGTTCGTTTGCCTGGCAATTGCTTGGCGGAATCACTGCTCCGGTATTCAACAAAGGACAAATCAAACAGGAGTTTTTTACGGCTAACCGAAGACAGGAGATTTCTTTTTTGCAGTATCAAAACACCATCACAACAGCCTATAATGAGCTAAGTGCTTTGCTGCACCGAACCGAAGCTTTTGAAGATGTGTTGAAGTACAAGTCCAAAGAAATTGAACATCTGGAGATTGCAGTCAATGTTTCAAATGATTTATACCTTAACGGATATGCCAATTATCTCGAAATCATCAGTGCCCAAAAAAACAAACTGCAGGCCGAACTCGATTTTGTTGACATTCAGCTGAAAAATGCAAACGCACAGATTTTACTTTATAAAGCCTTAGGTGGAGGAATGGAGTAA